A genomic segment from uncultured Alistipes sp. encodes:
- the rpsB gene encoding 30S ribosomal protein S2, with the protein MSRTDFNTLLEARVHFGHLKRKWNPKMAPYIFMEKNGIHIIDLHKTVLKVDEAAAALKQIAKSGRRVLFVATKKQAKEIVAEKVAAVGMPYVTERWAGGMLTNFPTIRKAVKKMSTIDKMTNDGTFDNFSKREKLQIARQRAKLEKNLGSIADLTRLPAALFVVDVQKEANAVKEAKRLSIPVFAMVDTCCDPTDIDYVIPANDDAAKSIAVIVDAMCAAIAEGTEERKLEKEKEAQEAEAEGAKKEGKPRIKKAVKASIDAEEAAVAEVVAAVETPYEEPATEAEAEAAEAPAEEAAAEKAE; encoded by the coding sequence AATGGAACCCGAAAATGGCTCCGTACATCTTCATGGAGAAGAACGGCATCCACATCATCGACCTGCACAAGACGGTGCTGAAGGTCGATGAGGCTGCTGCAGCGCTGAAGCAGATCGCCAAGAGCGGTCGCCGGGTGCTGTTCGTAGCCACGAAGAAACAGGCCAAGGAGATTGTTGCCGAAAAGGTGGCAGCCGTCGGGATGCCCTACGTCACGGAGCGTTGGGCAGGCGGTATGCTGACCAACTTCCCCACCATACGTAAAGCCGTCAAGAAAATGTCCACCATCGACAAGATGACCAACGACGGCACGTTCGATAACTTCTCGAAGCGCGAGAAACTCCAGATTGCCCGTCAGCGTGCGAAACTGGAGAAGAACCTCGGTTCGATTGCCGACCTGACCCGTCTTCCGGCCGCACTGTTCGTCGTCGACGTACAGAAGGAGGCCAACGCCGTGAAGGAGGCCAAGCGGCTGAGCATCCCCGTCTTTGCAATGGTAGATACTTGTTGTGATCCGACCGACATTGATTACGTAATTCCTGCAAATGACGATGCTGCGAAGTCGATTGCGGTGATCGTGGATGCCATGTGCGCCGCCATCGCCGAGGGAACGGAGGAGCGCAAGCTGGAGAAGGAGAAGGAGGCACAGGAGGCTGAGGCCGAGGGTGCCAAGAAGGAGGGCAAACCCCGCATCAAGAAGGCCGTGAAGGCTTCGATCGACGCCGAGGAGGCTGCTGTAGCGGAGGTTGTCGCTGCCGTAGAGACTCCTTACGAGGAGCCGGCCACGGAGGCTGAGGCTGAGGCTGCTGAGGCTCCCGCCGAGGAGGCCGCTGCAGAAAAGGCAGAGTAA
- the tsf gene encoding translation elongation factor Ts has product MEIKAADVMKLRKMTGAGMMDCKKALIEAEGDYARAQDIIREKGKLVVAKRADRTASEGVVVTKIVGQKAYILCLACETDFVAQNAEYTASAEAMLEVAVAADAADRDALLAAKNAEGHTVEEMVTEKSGQTGEKIELAYYARIEAPYCAAYVHFNKKLGTLLGFNKEVPAEVAHTVAMQATAMAPVSISEADCPAEVVEHERKIAVEAMKQDPKNANKPEAILEKIAEGKMRKFFEENTLLNQTVVGEKETIAEFIHKADKEATVIAYKRFALGE; this is encoded by the coding sequence ATGGAAATCAAAGCTGCTGATGTAATGAAGCTCCGCAAGATGACCGGTGCCGGTATGATGGACTGCAAGAAGGCGCTCATCGAGGCTGAAGGCGACTATGCACGGGCTCAGGACATTATCCGCGAAAAGGGCAAGCTCGTCGTGGCAAAGCGTGCGGACCGCACGGCTTCGGAGGGTGTTGTCGTTACGAAGATCGTGGGTCAGAAGGCCTACATCCTCTGCCTGGCCTGCGAAACGGACTTCGTGGCACAGAATGCCGAGTACACGGCTTCTGCCGAGGCAATGCTGGAGGTAGCGGTTGCTGCCGACGCAGCCGACCGCGACGCGCTGCTGGCTGCGAAGAACGCCGAGGGCCACACTGTCGAGGAGATGGTTACCGAGAAGTCGGGCCAGACGGGCGAGAAGATCGAGCTGGCATACTATGCCCGCATCGAGGCTCCCTACTGCGCTGCCTACGTACACTTCAACAAGAAGCTGGGTACGCTGCTGGGCTTCAACAAGGAGGTTCCGGCCGAGGTTGCCCACACGGTAGCCATGCAGGCTACGGCTATGGCCCCGGTATCGATTTCGGAGGCTGACTGCCCGGCCGAGGTTGTCGAGCACGAGCGCAAGATCGCCGTGGAGGCCATGAAGCAGGATCCGAAGAACGCCAACAAGCCGGAGGCCATTCTGGAGAAGATCGCCGAGGGCAAGATGCGCAAGTTCTTCGAGGAGAATACGCTGCTGAACCAGACCGTGGTTGGCGAGAAGGAGACGATCGCCGAGTTCATCCACAAGGCCGACAAGGAGGCTACGGTAATTGCCTACAAGCGTTTCGCACTGGGCGAGTAA
- a CDS encoding S24/S26 family peptidase, with the protein MQITSHQAGFELLRDLLAEGREVTVRIEGRSMLPFFRSGARIRLHPIRPDDLQRGHVVLGQTDAGSFVIHRVRRIGAERIILQGDGNPVGTESIPRGRIYGAVACSPLHLLLGRLWMRLGSFRKYPLWLLKRYGL; encoded by the coding sequence CTTCCCATCAGGCCGGTTTCGAACTCCTCCGTGACCTCCTCGCCGAAGGGCGTGAAGTCACCGTGCGGATCGAAGGGCGGAGTATGCTCCCCTTCTTCCGGAGCGGAGCCCGCATCCGGCTGCATCCGATCCGGCCGGACGACCTGCAGCGCGGGCACGTCGTGCTGGGCCAAACCGACGCCGGGAGTTTCGTCATCCATCGGGTCCGCCGCATCGGAGCGGAGCGGATCATCCTCCAGGGCGACGGCAACCCCGTCGGCACCGAATCCATCCCCCGCGGACGAATCTACGGCGCCGTGGCGTGCAGCCCCCTCCACCTGCTGTTAGGCCGGCTCTGGATGCGGCTCGGATCCTTTCGCAAATACCCTCTGTGGCTGCTGAAACGGTACGGGCTCTAA